A single genomic interval of Oryctolagus cuniculus chromosome 19, mOryCun1.1, whole genome shotgun sequence harbors:
- the TMEM120A gene encoding ion channel TACAN isoform X2: MHPPPPGPLGDCLREWEDLQQDFQRIQETHRLYRLQLEELTKLQDNCTSSISRQKKRLQELALVLKRCKPSLPSEAGRAALELEGQIKERQGLFFDMEAYLPKKNGLYLSLVLGNVNVTLLSKQAKFAYKDEYEKFKLYLTIILILISFTCRFLFNSRVTDAAFNFLLVWYYCTLTIRENILISNGSRIKGWWVFHHYVSTFLSGVMLTWPDGLMYQKFRNQFLSFSMYQSFVQFLQYYYQSGCLYRLRALGERHTMDLTVEGFQSWMWRGLTFLLPFLFFGHFWQLFNALTLFHLAQDPQCKEWQKFHSQRRGRKEH, encoded by the exons AtgcaccccccgcccccgggcccgcTGGGCGACTGCCTGCGGGAGTGGGAGGACCTGCAGCAGGACTTTCAGCGCATCCAG GAGACCCACCGGCTGTACCGCCTGCAGCTGGAGGAGCTGACCAAGCTGCAGGACAACTGCACCAGCTCCATATCTCGGCAGAAGAAACGGCTCCAGGAGCTGGCCCTCGTCCTCAAGAG ATGCAAACCCTCCCTCCCATCAGAGGCCGGGCGCGCCGCGCTGGAGCTCGAGGGCCAGATAAAGGAGCGCCAGGGCCTCTTCTTCGACATGGAGGCCTACCTGCCCAAGAAGAACGG GTTGTACCTGAGCCTGGTCCTGGGAAATGTCAACGTGACCCTCCTGAGCAAGCAGGCCAA GTTTGCCTACAAAGATGAGTACGAGAAGTTCAAGCTCTACCTCAccatcatcctcatcctcatctcGTTCACCTGCCGCTTCCTGTTCAACTCCAG GGTGACCGACGCCGCCTTCAACTTCCTGCTGGTCTGGTACTACTGCACGCTGACCATCCGCGAGAACATCCTCATCAGCAATGGCTCGCG GATCAAAGGCTGGTGGGTCTTCCATCACTACGTGTCCACCTTCCTGTCCGGAGTCATGCTCACGTG GCCCGATGGTCTCATGTACCAGAAGTTCCGGAACCAGTTCCTGTCTTTCTCCATGTACCAGA GCTTCGTGCAGTTCCTGCAGTACTACTACCAGAGCGGCTGCCTGTACCGCCTGCGCGCCCTGGGCGAGAGGCACACCATGGACCTGACCGTGG AGGGCTTCCAGTCCTGGATGTGGCGGGGCCTCACCTTCCTGCTGCCTTTCCTCTTCTTTGGACAC TTCTGGCAGCTTTTCAACGCCCTGACCTTGTTCCACCTGGCGCAGGACCCTCAGTGCAAGGAGTGGCAG AAGTTCCACAGCCAGCGGCGCGGGCGCAAGGAGCACTGA
- the TMEM120A gene encoding ion channel TACAN isoform X1 has protein sequence MHPPPPGPLGDCLREWEDLQQDFQRIQETHRLYRLQLEELTKLQDNCTSSISRQKKRLQELALVLKRCKPSLPSEAGRAALELEGQIKERQGLFFDMEAYLPKKNGLYLSLVLGNVNVTLLSKQAKFAYKDEYEKFKLYLTIILILISFTCRFLFNSRVTDAAFNFLLVWYYCTLTIRENILISNGSRIKGWWVFHHYVSTFLSGVMLTWPDGLMYQKFRNQFLSFSMYQSFVQFLQYYYQSGCLYRLRALGERHTMDLTVEGFQSWMWRGLTFLLPFLFFGHFWQLFNALTLFHLAQDPQCKEWQVLMCGFPFLLLFLGNFFTTLRVVHQKFHSQRRGRKEH, from the exons AtgcaccccccgcccccgggcccgcTGGGCGACTGCCTGCGGGAGTGGGAGGACCTGCAGCAGGACTTTCAGCGCATCCAG GAGACCCACCGGCTGTACCGCCTGCAGCTGGAGGAGCTGACCAAGCTGCAGGACAACTGCACCAGCTCCATATCTCGGCAGAAGAAACGGCTCCAGGAGCTGGCCCTCGTCCTCAAGAG ATGCAAACCCTCCCTCCCATCAGAGGCCGGGCGCGCCGCGCTGGAGCTCGAGGGCCAGATAAAGGAGCGCCAGGGCCTCTTCTTCGACATGGAGGCCTACCTGCCCAAGAAGAACGG GTTGTACCTGAGCCTGGTCCTGGGAAATGTCAACGTGACCCTCCTGAGCAAGCAGGCCAA GTTTGCCTACAAAGATGAGTACGAGAAGTTCAAGCTCTACCTCAccatcatcctcatcctcatctcGTTCACCTGCCGCTTCCTGTTCAACTCCAG GGTGACCGACGCCGCCTTCAACTTCCTGCTGGTCTGGTACTACTGCACGCTGACCATCCGCGAGAACATCCTCATCAGCAATGGCTCGCG GATCAAAGGCTGGTGGGTCTTCCATCACTACGTGTCCACCTTCCTGTCCGGAGTCATGCTCACGTG GCCCGATGGTCTCATGTACCAGAAGTTCCGGAACCAGTTCCTGTCTTTCTCCATGTACCAGA GCTTCGTGCAGTTCCTGCAGTACTACTACCAGAGCGGCTGCCTGTACCGCCTGCGCGCCCTGGGCGAGAGGCACACCATGGACCTGACCGTGG AGGGCTTCCAGTCCTGGATGTGGCGGGGCCTCACCTTCCTGCTGCCTTTCCTCTTCTTTGGACAC TTCTGGCAGCTTTTCAACGCCCTGACCTTGTTCCACCTGGCGCAGGACCCTCAGTGCAAGGAGTGGCAG GTGCTCATGTGCggcttccccttcctcctgctcttcctgGGCAACTTCTTCACCACGCTGCGGGTCGTACACCAGAAGTTCCACAGCCAGCGGCGCGGGCGCAAGGAGCACTGA